One region of Cucurbita pepo subsp. pepo cultivar mu-cu-16 chromosome LG03, ASM280686v2, whole genome shotgun sequence genomic DNA includes:
- the LOC111790860 gene encoding activator of 90 kDa heat shock protein ATPase homolog 1 — MAKFGEGDKRWIVEERQDGTNVHNWHWAETDCLEWSRNFMSKLFSNLPLLDGEGGLFIKTKKVDKVDGEAYVNIRKGKIIPGYELSVTLSWVGEAKDSAGKSVQKVDGLVEIPYISDENADEDPEVRVSVQDEGPIGKRMKDAMLAKGKPIVLEKVRLYVQSMAKGGPAKDDLEAKKVAPKSNQSAAAAAVPATPVAPKPAVAAEKKKKAKEGFKTITLTEKFSCRANILFEILMDDNRWKGFTQSNAKISKEVGGEISIFDGSVTGKNLELEEGKLIVQQWRFGSWPDGIHSTVKLTFDEPEPGVTIVKLVHSDVPEEDRYGNATVVENTERGWRDLIFHKIRAVFGFGM; from the exons ATGGCCAAGTTCGGCGAGGGCGACAAGCGGTGGATCGTCGAAGAACGTCAGGACGGCACCAATGTCCATAACTGGCACTGGGCTGAGACGGATTGTCTCGAATGGTCCCGCAATTTCATGTCTAAGCTTTTCTCTAACCTCCCCCTTCTCGACGGCGAGGGCGGCCTTTTCATCAAAACCAAGAAGGTCGACAAGGTCGATGGAGAAGCATATGTCAATATTCGGAAGGGGAAGATCATTCCTGGTTATGAACTTAGTGTCACTCTCTCTTGGGTAGGCGAGGCCAAGGATTCCGCCGGTAAATCTGTGCAGAAGGTCGATGGGCTTGTGGAGATTCCGTACATTTCTGATGAGAACGCCGATGAGGATCCTGAAGTTAGGGTTTCTGTCCAGGACGAAGGGCCGATTGGGAAGAGAATGAAGGATGCTATGTTGGCTAAGGGGAAGCCGATTGTGTTGGAGAAGGTGAGATTGTATGTTCAGAGTATGGCTAAGGGTGGGCCTGcgaaggatgatttggaggcCAAAAAGGTGGcgccgaagagtaatcaatctgCGGCGGCGGCAGCTGTCCCTGCAACCCCTGTGGCGCCAAAGCCGGCAGTGGCggcagagaagaagaagaaagctaaGGAAGGGTTTAAGACAATAACTCTGACCGAGAAGTTTAGTTGTAGGGCAAACATTCTGTTTGAAATTCTCATGGACGACAATAGATGGAAAGGATTCACTCAGAGCAATGCTAAAATAAGCAAGGAAGTCGGTGGAGAGATCAGTATATTTGATGGGTCTGTCACCGGGAAGAACTTGGAGTTGGAAGAGGGGAAGTTGATTGTGCAACAATGGAGATTCGGAAGCTGGCCTGACGGCATTCATTCCACG GTGAAGTTGACATTCGATGAGCCCGAGCCGGGGGTTACCATTGTGAAGTTGGTACATTCCGACGTGCCTGAGGAGGACAG ATATGGGAACGCAACTGTAGTGGAGAACACAGAGAGGGGCTGGCGGGATCTTATTTTCCATAAGATTAGAGCAGTTTTTGGATTTGGAATGTGA